The following are from one region of the Salvia hispanica cultivar TCC Black 2014 chromosome 1, UniMelb_Shisp_WGS_1.0, whole genome shotgun sequence genome:
- the LOC125191782 gene encoding GDSL esterase/lipase At1g20120-like — MKRNSPLVPLAFLLFLSITTTPSAATNGPSAIYAFGDSILDAGNNNHILTLCRADHDPYGSDFPGRSHTGRFSNGKIPGDFLVAAYGLKDMLPAYSDASVTDKDLITGVSFASSCSGYSQMTALQLGVHNLDRQFWHFEMAFDKMQKAYGLQKATQTVEKALFLVAAGSTDIINDFYMQPLTRAKYSYPAYIQMLLLNMENFVISS; from the exons ATGAAGCGCAATAGCCCTCTCGTCCCTCTAGCCTTCCTCCTCTTCCTGTCCATCACCACCACTCCCTCCGCCGCCACAAACGGGCCAAGCGCCATCTACGCCTTCGGCGACTCCATTCTCGACGCCGGCAACAACAACCACATCCTCACCCTCTGCCGCGCCGATCACGATCCCTACGGGTCCGACTTCCCTGGCCGAAGCCACACCGGAAGGTTCAGCAACGGCAAGATCCCCGGAGACTTCCTCGTCGCCGCTTACGGCCTCAAGGACATGTTGCCGGCCTACTCGGACGCCTCGGTCACCGACAAGGACCTAATCACCGGCGTCAGCTTCGCGTCGTCGTGCTCGGGCTACAGCCAAATGACCGCGCTGCAGCTGGGCGTCCACAACTTGGATAGACAGTTCTGGCATTTCGAAATGGCGTTTGACAAAATGCAGAAGGCATACGgccttcaaaaggcaacacaAACAGTGGAGAAAGCACTCTTCTTGGTTGCAGCAGGCTCAACTGATATAATCAATGATTTCTATATGCAGCCACTCACTAGGGCCAAGTACTCTTACCCTGCCTACATTCAAATGTTGCTCCTAAACAtggaaaattttgttata tcatcttga
- the LOC125200780 gene encoding GDSL esterase/lipase At2g40250-like produces the protein MEKNSHLPILFLLLFISIKVIPAAAAAARPSAIYAFGDALLDPGNNNNLPTVCRANHKPYGLDFPGRSPTGRFTNGKLPGDMLVSAFRIKDVLPAYADSTVDVYGLLTGVSFASACSGYHDLTAAEVGVLNLDKQFKNFEKAFVKMEERFGIQRATATIGNALFIISAGSSDMLDNYYLLPTTRAKYSLPAYHDMLLKNLDTLVKKLYKAGAKYVAIIGLPPLGCLPVDTTFFKNNANLTGDFLRRECKVKHNKDAKEYNAKLQVRVRRMMVAMPTLKAVYMDIFNPMMEMIDKPNQFGFKSTKEGCCGSGSVELGPLCNVASVACNVHSEYVFWDSINPSEAAYKALTNNFRARPLRRLFPSSV, from the exons atggaaaaaaatagcCATCTCCCTAtactcttcctcctcctcttcatcTCCATCAAAGTCATTccggccgccgccgccgccgctcgGCCAAGCGCCATATACGCATTCGGCGACGCCCTTCTCGACCCGGGCAACAACAACAACCTCCCCACCGTCTGCCGCGCCAATCACAAACCCTATGGACTCGACTTCCCGGGCCGAAGCCCCACGGGAAGGTTCACCAACGGGAAGCTCCCCGGGGACATGCTCGTCTCCGCTTTCCGCATCAAGGACGTATTGCCGGCCTACGCCGACTCAACCGTCGACGTCTACGGCCTCCTCACCGGCGTCAGCTTTGCGTCCGCGTGCTCGGGCTACCACGACCTGACGGCCGCGGAGGTCGGCGTCCTCAACTTGGACAAACAGTTCAAAAACTTCGAAAAGGCGTTTGTGAAAATGGAAGAGAGATTTGGGATTCAAAGGGCAACGGCAACAATAGGGAATGCATTGTTTATAATATCAGCAGGGTCAAGTGACATGCTTGATAATTACTATTTGTTGCCAACCACTAGGGCTAAGTATTCCCTACCTGCCTACCATGACATGTTGCTCAAAAACCTAGACACTTTAGTAAAA AAATTGTACAAGGCCGGTGCCAAATATGTAGCTATCATTGGACTTCCGCCGCTAGGGTGTCTACCGGTGGACACCACCTTCTTTAAGAATAATGCAAATTTGACCGGTGACTTTTTAAGGCGGGAGTGCAAAGTGAAGCACAACAAGGACGCAAAGGAATACAACGCGAAGCTACAAGTTCGAGTGAGGAGGATGATGGTAGCAATGCCGACGCTCAAGGCTGTTTATATGGATATCTTCAACCCTATGATGGAGATGATTGATAAGCCTAATCAATTTG gGTTCAAGTCTACAAAAGAGGGATGTTGTGGAAGTGGTTCGGTGGAGTTGGGGCCACTTTGCAATGTAGCCTCAGTCGCATGTAATGTTCATTCGGAGTATGTGTTTTGGGATTCAATTAATCCATCAGAAGCTGCTTACAAAGCTCTTACAAACAATTTCAGAGCCAGACCACTTCGTCGTTTATTCCCTAGTTCTGTTTGa
- the LOC125200721 gene encoding serine/threonine-protein phosphatase PP1, producing MDPVVLDRIIDKLIEVRSSKPGKLVQLSESEIKQLCTASREIFINQPNLLELEAPIKICGDIHGQYSDLLRLFEYGGFPPKSNYLFLGDYVDRGKQSLETICLLLAYKIKYPENFFLLRGNHECASINRIYGFYDECKRRFNVKLWKAFTDCFNWLPVAALVDDKILCMHGGLSPELNNLDQIRSLPRPTAIPDTGLLCDLLWSDPGKDVKGWGMNDRGVSFTFGADTVSEFLAKHDLDLVCRAHQVVEDGYEFFADRQLVTVFSAPNYCGEFDNAGAMMSVDENLMCSFQILKPAERKNKFMMSTKM from the exons ATGGACCCTGTGGTTTTGGACAGGATAATTGACAAACTAATTGAGGTCCGATCCTCGAAGCCGGGCAAATTAGTGCAGCTCTCGGAGTCTGAGATTAAGCAGCTTTGTACCGCATCGCGTGAAATCTTCATTAATCAGCCCAATCTTCTCGAACTCGAAGCACCTATCAAGATTTGTG GTGACATCCATGGGCAATATAGCGATCTTTTAAGGCTTTTCGAGTACGGGGGGTTCCCTCCAAAATCCAATTACCTATTTTTGGGTGACTATGTAGATCGTGGGAAACAGAGTTTAGAGACGATATGCTTATTGCTTGCATACAAAATCAAGTACCCCGAgaattttttccttcttagaGGAAACCATGAATGTGCTTCTATAAATAGGATATATGGATTTTACGATGAATGCAAGCGCCGCTTCAATGTGAAATTGTGGAAAGCCTTCACTGACTGCTTTAATTGGCTTCCTGTTGCTGCACTAGTCGATGACAAGATACTATGCATGCATGGGGGCCTTTCTCCAGAACTGAATAACCTGGATCAGATTAGGAGTTTGCCCCGCCCGACTGCTATACCGGACACTGGTTTGCTCTGTGATTTGTTATGGTCAGACCCTGGTAAAGATGTTAAAGGATGGGGAATGAATGATAGGGGAGTTTCATTTACATTTGGCGCTGATACAGTCTCAGAGTTCCTGGCAAAACATGATTTGGACCTTGTCTGTCGTGCTCATCAG GTTGTGGAGGATGGTTATGAGTTTTTTGCAGATAGGCAACTTGTAACCGTTTTCTCAGCTCCAAACTACTGTGGTGAATTTGATAATGCTGGTGCAATGATGAGCGTTGATGAAAACTTAATGTGCTCTTTTCAAATTCTGAAGCCAGCCGAGAGGAAAAACAAGTTCATGATGTCCACTAAAATGTGA